From a single Lolium rigidum isolate FL_2022 chromosome 7, APGP_CSIRO_Lrig_0.1, whole genome shotgun sequence genomic region:
- the LOC124678772 gene encoding uncharacterized protein LOC124678772, which translates to MASGKAKASSWAAAMSVGAGTAEALKDRHAGLSSWNHAFRSVQQRASSTAAAGNSKSKAVPAAGGAAARRKARQEQEEELRTVMYLSNWGPNN; encoded by the coding sequence ATGGCGAGCGGCAAGGCGAAggcgtcgtcgtgggcggcggcgatGAGCGTGGGCGCGGGCACGGCCGAGGCGCTCAAGGATCGGCATGCCGGGCTGTCAAGCTGGAACCACGCGTTCCGGTCAGTCCAGCAGCGCGCCAGCAGTACTGCGGCGGCCGGGAACAGCAAGAGCAAGGCGGTGCCCGCTGCCGGTGGTGCCGCGGCGAGAAGGAAGGCGaggcaggagcaggaggaggaactCCGGACTGTCATGTACCTCAGCAACTGGGGACCAAACAACTAA
- the LOC124675305 gene encoding uncharacterized protein LOC124675305 has translation MASGTGKAVGSPWAAAMSMGAGTAEALKDRHAGLCRWSNAFRSAQQRASTTAAAGNNKSKAVTAAGGAAARRKARQEQEEELRTVMYLSNWGPNN, from the coding sequence ATGGCGAGCGGCACCGGGAAGGCCGTGGGGTCGCCGTGGGCGGCGGCGATGAGCATGGGCGCGGGAACCGCCGAGGCGCTCAAGGACCGGCACGCCGGGCTGTGCCGCTGGAGCAATGCGTTCCGGTCCGCCCAGCAGCGCGCCAGCACAACTGCGGCGGCCGGGAACAACAAGAGCAAGGCGGTGACCGCTGCCGGTGGTgccgcggcgaggaggaaggcgaggcaggagcaggaggaggagctccggacGGTCATGTACCTCAGCAACTGGGGCCCAAACAACTAG